The following proteins are co-located in the Takifugu flavidus isolate HTHZ2018 chromosome 16, ASM371156v2, whole genome shotgun sequence genome:
- the rps6ka1 gene encoding ribosomal protein S6 kinase alpha-1 isoform X4, translating into MPLAQIAEPWPTMELVQLETENGQSTAEDGVTPAVKEDGDIKEINITHVVKEGSEKADASQFELLKVLGQGSFGKVFLVRKVTPPDANQLYAMKVLKKATLKVRDRVRTKMERDILADVNHPFVVKLHYAFQTEGKLYLILDFLRGGDLFTRLSKEVMFTEEDVKFYLAELALGLDHLHSLGIIYRDLKPENILLDEEGHIKLTDFGLCKEAIDHEKKAYSFCGTVEYMAPEVVNRQGHTHSADWWSFGVLMFEMLTGSLPFQGKDRKETMNLILKARLGMPQFLSAEAQSLLRALFKRNPANRLGSGADGAEEIKRHGFFSTIDWNKLFRREMKPPFRPAVARPDDTFYFDSEFTSRTPKDSPGVPPSAGAHQLFRGFSFIASTLLEEEGSEEQAKPQPHPVVQQLHGKNLLFSDGYVLKEDIGMGSFSICKRCIHKATNTEYAVKMIDKTSTDPSEEIEILLRYGQHPNIITLKDVYDNGKQVFLVTELMRGGELLDRILKQKFFSEREASAVLHTITRTVEYLHSQGVVHRDLKPSNILYVDDSGNPESIRICDFGFAKQLRANNGLLMTPCYTANFVAPEVLKRQGYDEGCDIWSLGVLLYTMLAGFTPFANGPEDTPDEILNRIGNGHFSLGGGNWETMSDAAKDLVSKMLHVDPHQRLTARQVLRHPWIVHRDKLPNSQLPHHDPKLVKGAMAATYSALKNSQPPPELKPIESSFLAQRRVRKLPSTSL; encoded by the exons ATGCCTCTGGCACAGATTGCGGAGCCATGGCCCACGATGGAACTAGTGCAGCTCGAAACGGAG AACGGGCAGAGCACCGCTGAGGATGGAGTCACGCCTGCTGTTAAG GAAGATGGAGACATCAAGGAGATCAACATTACCCACGTGGTCAAGGAGGGCTCGGAGAAGGCTGATGCTTCTCAGTTTGAGCTCCTCAAAGTTTTGGGTCAGGGGTCCTTTGGCAAA GTGTTCCTGGTACGAAAGGTGACGCCTCCAGATGCCAACCAACTCTACGCCATGAAGGTCCTGAAGAAGGCGACGCTGAAAG TGAGGGACCGCGTCAGGACCAAGATGGAGAGGGACATCCTTGCCGACGTCAACCATCCGTTTGTGGTCAAGCTGCACTACG CGTTCCAGACCGAAGGGAAGCTCTACTTGATCCTGGACTTCCTCAGAGGAGGGGATCTCTTCACCAGGCTTTCCAAAGAG GTGATGTTTACAGAAGAGGATGTAAAGTTCTATCTGGCAGAGCTGGCATTAGGACTGGACCACCTCCACAGCCTGGGCATCATATACAGAGACCTCAAACCTGAGAA CATTCTCCTCGATGAAGAGGGCCACATCAAACTCACGG aTTTTGGCTTGTGTAAAGAAGCCATCGACCACGAGAAAAAAGCCTATTCCTTCTGCGGCACTGTGGAGTACATGGCCCCAGAGGTGGTCAACAGGCAGGGACACACGCACAGCGCCGACTGGTGGTCGTTTGGAGTACTAATG TTTGAGATGCTGACCGGCTCTCTGCCCTTTCAAGGAAAGGACCGTAAAGAAACCATGAACCTGATTCTCAA GGCACGTCTGGGAATGCCTCAGTTCTTGAGCGCCGAGGCCCAGTCACTGCTCAGGGCTTTGTTCAAGAGGAACCCTGCCAACAGGCTCG gatCTGGAGCTGATGGTGCTGAGGAGATCAAGCGACATGGCTTCTTCTCCACCATAGATTGGAAT AAACTCTTCAGGAGAGAAATGAAGCCTCCTTTCAGGCCAGCAGTGGCACGTCCGGATGATACCTTCTACTTTGATTCTGAGTTCACATCTCGCACCCCTAAAG ACTCCCCGGGTGTACCCCCCAGCGCCGGAGCCCACCAGCTCTTCAGAGGCTTCAGCTTTATAGCATCaactctgctggaggaggaaggttCGGAGGAACAAGCCAAGCCTCAGCCACACCCAGTGGTGCAG CAACTGCACGGGAAGAACCTGCTGTTCAGCGACGGCTACGTGCTGAAGGAAGACATCGGCATGGGCTCCTTCTCCATCTGCAAACGCTGCATCCACAAAGCCACCAACACCGAATACGCCGTCAAG ATGATCGATAAGACCAGCACGGATCCTTCTGAAGAGATCGAGATTCTGCTTCGGTATGGACAGCACCCGAACATCATAACGCTGAAGGAC GTGTACGACAACGGCAAGCAGGTGTTCCTGGTGACGGAGCTGATGCGAGGAGGGGAGCTGCTGGATCGGATCCTCAAACAAAAGTTCTTTTCGGAGAGAGAGGCCAGCGCTGTTCTTCACACCATCACCAGGACCGTGGAGTACCTGCACTCGCAGGGG GTGGTGCACAGAGACCTGAAGCCTAGCAACATCCTCTATGTAGACGATTCTGGAAATCCGGAGTCCATCCGGATCTGTGACTTCGGCTTCGCTAAGCAGCTGCGTGCTAACAACGGCCTGCTGATGACGCCGTGCTACACTGCTAACTTTGTGGCTCCGGAG GTGCTGAAGCGCCAAGGCTACGACGAGGGCTGCGACATCTGGAGCCTGGGGGTTCTGCTCTACACCATGCTGGCTGG CTTTACACCTTTCGCCAACGGGCCCGAGGACACCCCGGACGAGATCCTGAACAGGATCGGCAACGGTCACTTCAGCCTGGGCGGGGGCAACTGGGAAACTATGTCAGACGCCGCCAAG GACCTGGTGTCCAAGATGCTGCATGTGGACCCCCACCAAAGACTGACGGCCCGGCAGGTCCTCAGACATCCCTGGATCGTCCATAGGGACAAACTGCCCAACAGCCAGCTCCCGCACCACGATCCCAAACTGGTTAAG GGTGCGATGGCAGCCACCTACTCCGCCCTGAAGAACTCCCAACCCCCTCCCGAGCTGAAGCCCATCGAGAGCTCCTTCCTGGCCCAAAGACGTGTGAGGAAGCTTCCTTCCACGTCCCTGTAG
- the rps6ka1 gene encoding ribosomal protein S6 kinase alpha-1 isoform X1, whose amino-acid sequence MLGVLLQSLLQFPAVLADFYLSGLVEEEKIDADLGSDDDESFFHPQVQNGQSTAEDGVTPAVKEDGDIKEINITHVVKEGSEKADASQFELLKVLGQGSFGKVFLVRKVTPPDANQLYAMKVLKKATLKVRDRVRTKMERDILADVNHPFVVKLHYAFQTEGKLYLILDFLRGGDLFTRLSKEVMFTEEDVKFYLAELALGLDHLHSLGIIYRDLKPENILLDEEGHIKLTDFGLCKEAIDHEKKAYSFCGTVEYMAPEVVNRQGHTHSADWWSFGVLMFEMLTGSLPFQGKDRKETMNLILKARLGMPQFLSAEAQSLLRALFKRNPANRLGSGADGAEEIKRHGFFSTIDWNKLFRREMKPPFRPAVARPDDTFYFDSEFTSRTPKDSPGVPPSAGAHQLFRGFSFIASTLLEEEGSEEQAKPQPHPVVQQLHGKNLLFSDGYVLKEDIGMGSFSICKRCIHKATNTEYAVKMIDKTSTDPSEEIEILLRYGQHPNIITLKDVYDNGKQVFLVTELMRGGELLDRILKQKFFSEREASAVLHTITRTVEYLHSQGVVHRDLKPSNILYVDDSGNPESIRICDFGFAKQLRANNGLLMTPCYTANFVAPEVLKRQGYDEGCDIWSLGVLLYTMLAGFTPFANGPEDTPDEILNRIGNGHFSLGGGNWETMSDAAKDLVSKMLHVDPHQRLTARQVLRHPWIVHRDKLPNSQLPHHDPKLVKGAMAATYSALKNSQPPPELKPIESSFLAQRRVRKLPSTSL is encoded by the exons AACGGGCAGAGCACCGCTGAGGATGGAGTCACGCCTGCTGTTAAG GAAGATGGAGACATCAAGGAGATCAACATTACCCACGTGGTCAAGGAGGGCTCGGAGAAGGCTGATGCTTCTCAGTTTGAGCTCCTCAAAGTTTTGGGTCAGGGGTCCTTTGGCAAA GTGTTCCTGGTACGAAAGGTGACGCCTCCAGATGCCAACCAACTCTACGCCATGAAGGTCCTGAAGAAGGCGACGCTGAAAG TGAGGGACCGCGTCAGGACCAAGATGGAGAGGGACATCCTTGCCGACGTCAACCATCCGTTTGTGGTCAAGCTGCACTACG CGTTCCAGACCGAAGGGAAGCTCTACTTGATCCTGGACTTCCTCAGAGGAGGGGATCTCTTCACCAGGCTTTCCAAAGAG GTGATGTTTACAGAAGAGGATGTAAAGTTCTATCTGGCAGAGCTGGCATTAGGACTGGACCACCTCCACAGCCTGGGCATCATATACAGAGACCTCAAACCTGAGAA CATTCTCCTCGATGAAGAGGGCCACATCAAACTCACGG aTTTTGGCTTGTGTAAAGAAGCCATCGACCACGAGAAAAAAGCCTATTCCTTCTGCGGCACTGTGGAGTACATGGCCCCAGAGGTGGTCAACAGGCAGGGACACACGCACAGCGCCGACTGGTGGTCGTTTGGAGTACTAATG TTTGAGATGCTGACCGGCTCTCTGCCCTTTCAAGGAAAGGACCGTAAAGAAACCATGAACCTGATTCTCAA GGCACGTCTGGGAATGCCTCAGTTCTTGAGCGCCGAGGCCCAGTCACTGCTCAGGGCTTTGTTCAAGAGGAACCCTGCCAACAGGCTCG gatCTGGAGCTGATGGTGCTGAGGAGATCAAGCGACATGGCTTCTTCTCCACCATAGATTGGAAT AAACTCTTCAGGAGAGAAATGAAGCCTCCTTTCAGGCCAGCAGTGGCACGTCCGGATGATACCTTCTACTTTGATTCTGAGTTCACATCTCGCACCCCTAAAG ACTCCCCGGGTGTACCCCCCAGCGCCGGAGCCCACCAGCTCTTCAGAGGCTTCAGCTTTATAGCATCaactctgctggaggaggaaggttCGGAGGAACAAGCCAAGCCTCAGCCACACCCAGTGGTGCAG CAACTGCACGGGAAGAACCTGCTGTTCAGCGACGGCTACGTGCTGAAGGAAGACATCGGCATGGGCTCCTTCTCCATCTGCAAACGCTGCATCCACAAAGCCACCAACACCGAATACGCCGTCAAG ATGATCGATAAGACCAGCACGGATCCTTCTGAAGAGATCGAGATTCTGCTTCGGTATGGACAGCACCCGAACATCATAACGCTGAAGGAC GTGTACGACAACGGCAAGCAGGTGTTCCTGGTGACGGAGCTGATGCGAGGAGGGGAGCTGCTGGATCGGATCCTCAAACAAAAGTTCTTTTCGGAGAGAGAGGCCAGCGCTGTTCTTCACACCATCACCAGGACCGTGGAGTACCTGCACTCGCAGGGG GTGGTGCACAGAGACCTGAAGCCTAGCAACATCCTCTATGTAGACGATTCTGGAAATCCGGAGTCCATCCGGATCTGTGACTTCGGCTTCGCTAAGCAGCTGCGTGCTAACAACGGCCTGCTGATGACGCCGTGCTACACTGCTAACTTTGTGGCTCCGGAG GTGCTGAAGCGCCAAGGCTACGACGAGGGCTGCGACATCTGGAGCCTGGGGGTTCTGCTCTACACCATGCTGGCTGG CTTTACACCTTTCGCCAACGGGCCCGAGGACACCCCGGACGAGATCCTGAACAGGATCGGCAACGGTCACTTCAGCCTGGGCGGGGGCAACTGGGAAACTATGTCAGACGCCGCCAAG GACCTGGTGTCCAAGATGCTGCATGTGGACCCCCACCAAAGACTGACGGCCCGGCAGGTCCTCAGACATCCCTGGATCGTCCATAGGGACAAACTGCCCAACAGCCAGCTCCCGCACCACGATCCCAAACTGGTTAAG GGTGCGATGGCAGCCACCTACTCCGCCCTGAAGAACTCCCAACCCCCTCCCGAGCTGAAGCCCATCGAGAGCTCCTTCCTGGCCCAAAGACGTGTGAGGAAGCTTCCTTCCACGTCCCTGTAG
- the rps6ka1 gene encoding ribosomal protein S6 kinase alpha-1 isoform X5 codes for MWRFLFRTKTQTGEEDGDIKEINITHVVKEGSEKADASQFELLKVLGQGSFGKVFLVRKVTPPDANQLYAMKVLKKATLKVRDRVRTKMERDILADVNHPFVVKLHYAFQTEGKLYLILDFLRGGDLFTRLSKEVMFTEEDVKFYLAELALGLDHLHSLGIIYRDLKPENILLDEEGHIKLTDFGLCKEAIDHEKKAYSFCGTVEYMAPEVVNRQGHTHSADWWSFGVLMFEMLTGSLPFQGKDRKETMNLILKARLGMPQFLSAEAQSLLRALFKRNPANRLGSGADGAEEIKRHGFFSTIDWNKLFRREMKPPFRPAVARPDDTFYFDSEFTSRTPKDSPGVPPSAGAHQLFRGFSFIASTLLEEEGSEEQAKPQPHPVVQQLHGKNLLFSDGYVLKEDIGMGSFSICKRCIHKATNTEYAVKMIDKTSTDPSEEIEILLRYGQHPNIITLKDVYDNGKQVFLVTELMRGGELLDRILKQKFFSEREASAVLHTITRTVEYLHSQGVVHRDLKPSNILYVDDSGNPESIRICDFGFAKQLRANNGLLMTPCYTANFVAPEVLKRQGYDEGCDIWSLGVLLYTMLAGFTPFANGPEDTPDEILNRIGNGHFSLGGGNWETMSDAAKDLVSKMLHVDPHQRLTARQVLRHPWIVHRDKLPNSQLPHHDPKLVKGAMAATYSALKNSQPPPELKPIESSFLAQRRVRKLPSTSL; via the exons ATGTGGAGGTTCCTATTTCGCACCAAAACCCAGACAGGAGAG GAAGATGGAGACATCAAGGAGATCAACATTACCCACGTGGTCAAGGAGGGCTCGGAGAAGGCTGATGCTTCTCAGTTTGAGCTCCTCAAAGTTTTGGGTCAGGGGTCCTTTGGCAAA GTGTTCCTGGTACGAAAGGTGACGCCTCCAGATGCCAACCAACTCTACGCCATGAAGGTCCTGAAGAAGGCGACGCTGAAAG TGAGGGACCGCGTCAGGACCAAGATGGAGAGGGACATCCTTGCCGACGTCAACCATCCGTTTGTGGTCAAGCTGCACTACG CGTTCCAGACCGAAGGGAAGCTCTACTTGATCCTGGACTTCCTCAGAGGAGGGGATCTCTTCACCAGGCTTTCCAAAGAG GTGATGTTTACAGAAGAGGATGTAAAGTTCTATCTGGCAGAGCTGGCATTAGGACTGGACCACCTCCACAGCCTGGGCATCATATACAGAGACCTCAAACCTGAGAA CATTCTCCTCGATGAAGAGGGCCACATCAAACTCACGG aTTTTGGCTTGTGTAAAGAAGCCATCGACCACGAGAAAAAAGCCTATTCCTTCTGCGGCACTGTGGAGTACATGGCCCCAGAGGTGGTCAACAGGCAGGGACACACGCACAGCGCCGACTGGTGGTCGTTTGGAGTACTAATG TTTGAGATGCTGACCGGCTCTCTGCCCTTTCAAGGAAAGGACCGTAAAGAAACCATGAACCTGATTCTCAA GGCACGTCTGGGAATGCCTCAGTTCTTGAGCGCCGAGGCCCAGTCACTGCTCAGGGCTTTGTTCAAGAGGAACCCTGCCAACAGGCTCG gatCTGGAGCTGATGGTGCTGAGGAGATCAAGCGACATGGCTTCTTCTCCACCATAGATTGGAAT AAACTCTTCAGGAGAGAAATGAAGCCTCCTTTCAGGCCAGCAGTGGCACGTCCGGATGATACCTTCTACTTTGATTCTGAGTTCACATCTCGCACCCCTAAAG ACTCCCCGGGTGTACCCCCCAGCGCCGGAGCCCACCAGCTCTTCAGAGGCTTCAGCTTTATAGCATCaactctgctggaggaggaaggttCGGAGGAACAAGCCAAGCCTCAGCCACACCCAGTGGTGCAG CAACTGCACGGGAAGAACCTGCTGTTCAGCGACGGCTACGTGCTGAAGGAAGACATCGGCATGGGCTCCTTCTCCATCTGCAAACGCTGCATCCACAAAGCCACCAACACCGAATACGCCGTCAAG ATGATCGATAAGACCAGCACGGATCCTTCTGAAGAGATCGAGATTCTGCTTCGGTATGGACAGCACCCGAACATCATAACGCTGAAGGAC GTGTACGACAACGGCAAGCAGGTGTTCCTGGTGACGGAGCTGATGCGAGGAGGGGAGCTGCTGGATCGGATCCTCAAACAAAAGTTCTTTTCGGAGAGAGAGGCCAGCGCTGTTCTTCACACCATCACCAGGACCGTGGAGTACCTGCACTCGCAGGGG GTGGTGCACAGAGACCTGAAGCCTAGCAACATCCTCTATGTAGACGATTCTGGAAATCCGGAGTCCATCCGGATCTGTGACTTCGGCTTCGCTAAGCAGCTGCGTGCTAACAACGGCCTGCTGATGACGCCGTGCTACACTGCTAACTTTGTGGCTCCGGAG GTGCTGAAGCGCCAAGGCTACGACGAGGGCTGCGACATCTGGAGCCTGGGGGTTCTGCTCTACACCATGCTGGCTGG CTTTACACCTTTCGCCAACGGGCCCGAGGACACCCCGGACGAGATCCTGAACAGGATCGGCAACGGTCACTTCAGCCTGGGCGGGGGCAACTGGGAAACTATGTCAGACGCCGCCAAG GACCTGGTGTCCAAGATGCTGCATGTGGACCCCCACCAAAGACTGACGGCCCGGCAGGTCCTCAGACATCCCTGGATCGTCCATAGGGACAAACTGCCCAACAGCCAGCTCCCGCACCACGATCCCAAACTGGTTAAG GGTGCGATGGCAGCCACCTACTCCGCCCTGAAGAACTCCCAACCCCCTCCCGAGCTGAAGCCCATCGAGAGCTCCTTCCTGGCCCAAAGACGTGTGAGGAAGCTTCCTTCCACGTCCCTGTAG
- the rps6ka1 gene encoding ribosomal protein S6 kinase alpha-1 isoform X3, with translation MWRFLFRTKTQTGERHAQITWIERDFSSIRAKESSGRSTLHQEDGDIKEINITHVVKEGSEKADASQFELLKVLGQGSFGKVFLVRKVTPPDANQLYAMKVLKKATLKVRDRVRTKMERDILADVNHPFVVKLHYAFQTEGKLYLILDFLRGGDLFTRLSKEVMFTEEDVKFYLAELALGLDHLHSLGIIYRDLKPENILLDEEGHIKLTDFGLCKEAIDHEKKAYSFCGTVEYMAPEVVNRQGHTHSADWWSFGVLMFEMLTGSLPFQGKDRKETMNLILKARLGMPQFLSAEAQSLLRALFKRNPANRLGSGADGAEEIKRHGFFSTIDWNKLFRREMKPPFRPAVARPDDTFYFDSEFTSRTPKDSPGVPPSAGAHQLFRGFSFIASTLLEEEGSEEQAKPQPHPVVQQLHGKNLLFSDGYVLKEDIGMGSFSICKRCIHKATNTEYAVKMIDKTSTDPSEEIEILLRYGQHPNIITLKDVYDNGKQVFLVTELMRGGELLDRILKQKFFSEREASAVLHTITRTVEYLHSQGVVHRDLKPSNILYVDDSGNPESIRICDFGFAKQLRANNGLLMTPCYTANFVAPEVLKRQGYDEGCDIWSLGVLLYTMLAGFTPFANGPEDTPDEILNRIGNGHFSLGGGNWETMSDAAKDLVSKMLHVDPHQRLTARQVLRHPWIVHRDKLPNSQLPHHDPKLVKGAMAATYSALKNSQPPPELKPIESSFLAQRRVRKLPSTSL, from the exons ATGTGGAGGTTCCTATTTCGCACCAAAACCCAGACAGGAGAG CGGCACGCACAGATCACCTGGATAGAGCGGGACTTTTCCAGTATTAGAGCAAAGGAGAGCTCCGGCCGCTCTACTCTTCATCAG GAAGATGGAGACATCAAGGAGATCAACATTACCCACGTGGTCAAGGAGGGCTCGGAGAAGGCTGATGCTTCTCAGTTTGAGCTCCTCAAAGTTTTGGGTCAGGGGTCCTTTGGCAAA GTGTTCCTGGTACGAAAGGTGACGCCTCCAGATGCCAACCAACTCTACGCCATGAAGGTCCTGAAGAAGGCGACGCTGAAAG TGAGGGACCGCGTCAGGACCAAGATGGAGAGGGACATCCTTGCCGACGTCAACCATCCGTTTGTGGTCAAGCTGCACTACG CGTTCCAGACCGAAGGGAAGCTCTACTTGATCCTGGACTTCCTCAGAGGAGGGGATCTCTTCACCAGGCTTTCCAAAGAG GTGATGTTTACAGAAGAGGATGTAAAGTTCTATCTGGCAGAGCTGGCATTAGGACTGGACCACCTCCACAGCCTGGGCATCATATACAGAGACCTCAAACCTGAGAA CATTCTCCTCGATGAAGAGGGCCACATCAAACTCACGG aTTTTGGCTTGTGTAAAGAAGCCATCGACCACGAGAAAAAAGCCTATTCCTTCTGCGGCACTGTGGAGTACATGGCCCCAGAGGTGGTCAACAGGCAGGGACACACGCACAGCGCCGACTGGTGGTCGTTTGGAGTACTAATG TTTGAGATGCTGACCGGCTCTCTGCCCTTTCAAGGAAAGGACCGTAAAGAAACCATGAACCTGATTCTCAA GGCACGTCTGGGAATGCCTCAGTTCTTGAGCGCCGAGGCCCAGTCACTGCTCAGGGCTTTGTTCAAGAGGAACCCTGCCAACAGGCTCG gatCTGGAGCTGATGGTGCTGAGGAGATCAAGCGACATGGCTTCTTCTCCACCATAGATTGGAAT AAACTCTTCAGGAGAGAAATGAAGCCTCCTTTCAGGCCAGCAGTGGCACGTCCGGATGATACCTTCTACTTTGATTCTGAGTTCACATCTCGCACCCCTAAAG ACTCCCCGGGTGTACCCCCCAGCGCCGGAGCCCACCAGCTCTTCAGAGGCTTCAGCTTTATAGCATCaactctgctggaggaggaaggttCGGAGGAACAAGCCAAGCCTCAGCCACACCCAGTGGTGCAG CAACTGCACGGGAAGAACCTGCTGTTCAGCGACGGCTACGTGCTGAAGGAAGACATCGGCATGGGCTCCTTCTCCATCTGCAAACGCTGCATCCACAAAGCCACCAACACCGAATACGCCGTCAAG ATGATCGATAAGACCAGCACGGATCCTTCTGAAGAGATCGAGATTCTGCTTCGGTATGGACAGCACCCGAACATCATAACGCTGAAGGAC GTGTACGACAACGGCAAGCAGGTGTTCCTGGTGACGGAGCTGATGCGAGGAGGGGAGCTGCTGGATCGGATCCTCAAACAAAAGTTCTTTTCGGAGAGAGAGGCCAGCGCTGTTCTTCACACCATCACCAGGACCGTGGAGTACCTGCACTCGCAGGGG GTGGTGCACAGAGACCTGAAGCCTAGCAACATCCTCTATGTAGACGATTCTGGAAATCCGGAGTCCATCCGGATCTGTGACTTCGGCTTCGCTAAGCAGCTGCGTGCTAACAACGGCCTGCTGATGACGCCGTGCTACACTGCTAACTTTGTGGCTCCGGAG GTGCTGAAGCGCCAAGGCTACGACGAGGGCTGCGACATCTGGAGCCTGGGGGTTCTGCTCTACACCATGCTGGCTGG CTTTACACCTTTCGCCAACGGGCCCGAGGACACCCCGGACGAGATCCTGAACAGGATCGGCAACGGTCACTTCAGCCTGGGCGGGGGCAACTGGGAAACTATGTCAGACGCCGCCAAG GACCTGGTGTCCAAGATGCTGCATGTGGACCCCCACCAAAGACTGACGGCCCGGCAGGTCCTCAGACATCCCTGGATCGTCCATAGGGACAAACTGCCCAACAGCCAGCTCCCGCACCACGATCCCAAACTGGTTAAG GGTGCGATGGCAGCCACCTACTCCGCCCTGAAGAACTCCCAACCCCCTCCCGAGCTGAAGCCCATCGAGAGCTCCTTCCTGGCCCAAAGACGTGTGAGGAAGCTTCCTTCCACGTCCCTGTAG